A window of Oncorhynchus tshawytscha isolate Ot180627B unplaced genomic scaffold, Otsh_v2.0 Un_contig_588_pilon_pilon, whole genome shotgun sequence genomic DNA:
TATACATGCATGCCTCAGCCTGTGGAACTagattctctcctctgtttaccacctcttcttccctttctcttttcctcttcctccctcaaccAGTCAGTCACTATCCAGTGgcagtgttgtctctcttcatcctcttctccttctattcctctgtcagtgtcagtgttgtctctcttcatcctcttctccttctattcctctgtcagtgtcagtgttgtctctcttcatcctcttctccttctattcctctgtcagtgtcagtgttgtctctcttcatcctcttctccttctattcctctgtcagtgtcagtgttgtctctcttcatcctcttctccttctattcctctgtcagtgtcagtgttgtctctcttcatcctcttctccttctattcctctgtcagtgtcagtgttgtctctcttcatcctcttctccttctattcctctgtcagtgtcagtgttgtctctcttcatcctcttctccttctaTTCCTCTGTATgtgttcccctctccctcctgtcctcatccctctatcctgccCTTTCCTCCTTCTCATTGCTCTTCTCAttgttcccctctccctctatattTCCACCAGTTTGAGTGCTGCATATGCCTTGTGAGACAGGATCCCatccacacctctctctgttcctcttctcactctctctctctgccagtgtCAGTGCTGCTCCTGGCTGGTGAGAGgatcctgtcctctccctctattgccctcctctctctcaactcctTCAACCTCCTCTCTATTTATCTCATCATcctcatccttctccctctctccctctctcttccagtgTGGGCTCTGCTcatggtgttggtgtgtgtggagctGCGTGGCAGTGGCAGAGCGAGCGCGGCGCCCATCTGTGTCCACGGCCAGGCGGGGTGCCACTTCCTCTCCCTGGCAGACCTCTTTGACCGGGTCCTCCAGCACAGTGCCAGGATGCACAGCATCTCCAGTGACCTGCACTCTGAATTCGTAAGTCCCATGATCTTTCTCTAGTATGCATAAAGTtacctctttcttttctctcattctttctctctctgtatctctgtcactaatgacacagtcctagtctctctctctctctgtgtgtgtctgtcactaatgacacagtcctagtctctttctctctctctctctgtgtgtgtctctgtcactaatgacacagtcctagtctctttctctctctctctctgtatgtctctgtcactaatgacacagtcctagtctctctctctctctgtgtgtatctctgtcactaatgacacagtccttgtctctttctctctctctctgtgtgtgtctctgtcactaatgacacagtcctagtctctttctctctctctctctgtgtgtatctctgtcactaatgacacagtcctagtctctctctctctctgtgtgtctctgtcactaatgacacagtcctagtctctctctctctctctgtgtgtctctgtcactaatgacacagtactagtctctttctctctctctgtgtgtgtctctgtcactaatgacacagtactagtctctttctctctctctctctctctctgtatgtctctgtcactaatgacacagtcctagtctctttctctctctctctctgtgtgtgtctctgtcactaatgacacagtactagtctctttctctctctctctgtgtatctctgtcactaatgacacagtcctagtctctttctctctctctgtgtatctctgtcactaatgacacagtccttgtctctttctctctctctctgtatctctgtcactaatgacacagtcctagtctctttctctctctctctctctctgtgtatctctgtcactaatgacacagtactagtctctttctctctctctgtgtgtctctgtcactaatgacacagtcctagtctctttctctctctgtgtgtatctctgtcactaatgacacagtactagtctctctctctctctgtgtgtctctgtcactaatgacacagtcctagtctcttttctctctctctctgtgtgtatctctgtcactaatgacacagtcctagtctctttctctctctgtgtgtatctctgtcactaatgacacagtcctagtctctctctctctctctctgtgtgtctctgtcactaatgacacagtactagtctctttctctctctctctctgtatgtctctgtcactaatgacacagtcctagtctctttctctctctctctctgtatctctgtcactaatgacacagtcctagtctctttctctctctctctctgtatgtctctgtcactaatgacacagtcctagtctctttctctctctctctgtgtgtgtctctgtcactaatgacacagtcctagtctctttctctctctctctgtatctctgtcactaatgacacagtcctagtctctttctctctctctctgtatctctgtcactaatgacacagtcctagtctctttctctctctctgtgtatctctgtcactaatgacacagtcctagtctctttctctctctctgtgtgtctctgtcactaatgacacagtactagtctctttctctctctgtgtgtatctctgtcactaatgacacagtactagtctctttctctctctctgtatgtctctgtcactaatgacacagtcctagtctctttctctctctctctgtgtgtgtctctgtcactaaTGACACAGTCCTTGTCTCTTTCACTAATGACACAGtcctagtctctttctctctctctctgtgtgtgtctctgtcactaaTGACACAGTCCTTGTCTCTTTCACTAATGACACAGtcctagtctctttctctctctctgtgtgtctctgtcacagtactagtctctttctctctctctgtgtgtgtctctgtcactaaTGACACAGTACtagtctcttttcttctctctctctctctgtatgtctctgtcactaatgacacagtcctagtctctttctctctctctctctgtgtgtgtctctgtcactaatgacacagtccttgtctctgtcactaatgacacagtactagtctctttctctctctctgtgtgtgtctctgtcactaatgacacagtcctagtctcttttctctctctctgtatctctgtcactaatgacacagtcctagtctctctgtatctctgtcactaatctctctctctctctctgtatgtctctgtcactaatgacacagtactagtctctttctctttctctctctctgtgtgtgtctctgtcactaatgacacagtactagtctctttctctctctctgtgtgtgtctctgtcactaatgacacagtcctagtctctttctctctctgtgtgtatctctgtcactaatgacacagtcctagtctctttctctctctgtgtgtatctctgtcactaatgacacagtcctctgtatctctgtctaatGACAcagtctagtctctctctctctctctgtgtgtctctgtcactaatgacacagtactagtcttttctctctctctctgtatctctgtcactaatgacacagtcctagtctctctctctctctctgtgtgtgtctctgtcactaatgacacagtcctagtctctttctctctctctctgtatctctgtcactaatgacacagtcctagtctctttctctctctctctgtgtgtgtctctgtcactaatgacacagtcctagtctctttctctctctctctgtatctctgtcactaatgacacagtcctagtctctttctctctctctctgtatctctgtcactaatgacacagtcctagtctctttctctctctctctgtgtgtgtctctgtcactaatgacacagtcctagtctctttctctctctctctgtatcgctgtcactaatgacacagtcctagtctctttctctctctctctgtatctctgtcactaatgacacagtcctggtctctttctatctctctctgtatctctgtcactaatgacacagtcctagtctctttcaattcaattcaattcaattcaattcaagggctttattggcatgggaaacatgtgttaacattgccaaagcaagtgaggtagacaacatacaaagtgaatatataaagtgaaaaacaacaaaaatgaacagtaaacattacacatacagaagtttcaaaacaataaagacattacaaatgtcatattatataacaatgtacaaatggttaaaggacacaagataaaataaataagcataaatatgggttgtatttacaatggtgtttgttcttcactggttgcccttttctcgtggcaacaggtcacaaatcttcctgctgtgatgcacactggaatttcacccagtagatctgggagtttatcaaaattggatttgttttcgaattctttgtggatctgtgtaatctgagggaaatatgtctctctaatatggtcatacattgggcaggaggttaggaagtacagctcagtttccacctcattttgtgggcagtgagcacatagcctgtcttctcttgagagccatgtctgcctacggcggcctttctcaatagcaaggctatgctcactgagtctgtacatagtcaaagctttccttaattttgggtcagtcacagtggtcaggtattctgccgctgtgtactctctgtgtagggccaaatagcattctagtttgctctgtttttttgttaattctttccaatgtgttaagtagttatctttttgttttctcatgatttggttgggtctaattgtgctgctgtcctggggctctgtagggtgtgtttgtgtttgtgaacagagccccaggaccagcttgcttaggggactcttctccaggttcatctctctgtaggtgatggctttgttatggaaggtttgtgaatcgcttccttttaggtggttgtagaatttaacagctcttttctggattttgataattagtgggtatcggcctaattctgctctgcatgcattatttggtgttctacgttgtacacggaggatatttttgcagaattctgcgtgcagagtctcaatttggtgtttgtcccattttgtgaagtcttggttggtgagcggattGCCAAGATAAGACAGCAGTCTATTGCCAAGGTAAGACATTAGTCTATTGTCAAGGTAAGACAGCAGTCTATTATAATTTTgttatttgggtgaactatccctttaaaggttCTACAAGCTTTTTGTTTCTTTGCTTTCGAAGGCTTTGCTCTTCAGAGATGCAGCTCCTTTGACTCTCTGACCTTTTGCTTTCTACCTACGTCTTCCCTGTCAACTcaattcctctttctctcctttcttcttcccTCCTTCAGGAGCAATATGTTCTGCCAAGCAGAAATCATATTGGCAGGATAAACCGCCACTGCCATACAGCCACCATACTAACCCCTAATGGCAAAGAGAACGCGCAGAGACTGGCTGTGAGTCTTACAACTCTGTTTAATCAACTATTGTTTACCATAGTACTACCCCTCTCTGCTTCCTGTAGTAACCTTGTCTGTTCCCTGATGGTACTACCCCTCTCTGCTTCCTGTAGTAACCTTGTCTGTTCCCTGATGGTACTACCCCTCTCTGCTTCCTGTAGTAACCTTGTCTGTTCCCTGATGGTACTACCCCTCTCTGCTTCCTGTAGTAACCTTGTCTGTTCCCTGATGGTACTACCCCTCTCTGCTTCCTGTAGTAACCTTGTATGTTCCCTGATGGTACTGCCCCTCTCTGCTTCCTGTAGTAACCTTGTCTGTTCCCTGATGGTACTACCCCTCTCTGCTTCCTGTAGTAACCTTGTCTGTTCCCTGATGGTACTGCCCTCTCTGCTTCCTGTAGTAACCTTGTCTGTTCCCTGATGGTACTACCCCTCTCTGCTTCCTGTAGTAACCTTGCCTGTTCCCTGATGGTACTACCCCTTCTGCTTCCTGTAGTAACCTTGCCTGTTCCCTGATGGTACTACCCCTCTCTGCTTCCTGTAGTAACCTTGTCTGTTCCCTGATGGTACTACCCCTCTCTGCTTCCTGTAGTAACCTTGTCTGTTCCCTGATGGTACTGCCCCTCTCTGCTTCCTGTAGTAACCTTGTCTGTTCCCTGATGGTACTACCCCTCTCTGCTTCCTGTAGTAACCTTGTCTGTTCCCTGATGGTACTACCCCTCTCTGCTTCCTGTAGTAACCTTGTCTGTTCCCTGATGGTACTACCCCTCTCTGCTTCCTGTAGTAACCTTGTCTGTTCCCTGATGGTACTACCCCTCTCTGCTTCCTGTAGTAACCTTGTCTGTTCCCTGATGGTACTGCCCCTCTCTGCTTCCTGTAGTAACCTTGTCTGTTCCCTGATGGTACTGCCCCTCTCTGCTTCCTGTAGTAACCTTGTCTGTTCCCTGATGGTACTGCCCCTCTCTGCTTCCTGTAGTAACCTTGTCTGTTCCCTGATGGTACTACCCCTCTCTGCTTCCTGTAGTAACCTTGTCTGTTCCCTGATGGTACTACCCCTCTCTGCTTCCTGTAGTACCCATGTCTGTCTCCAGATGTAGACTGCTTCTATGTCTTTGCttgtgtctgtcttctctctttcaaCACTCAATAACCAACTCTACAAGAACATACAAttctactcgctctctctctctctctctcctcagagagAGGAGTTAACGGAGGTGATTCTGAAGCTGCTGGTAGCATGGAAGGATCCTCTGTGGCAGTTCCACCAGAACATGGTTCACCAGGATGACTTCAACAACTTCAGCTCCAACAAAGCACTGGAGATGAGCTACATGGTGCACGAGCTCCGCAAGGGAGTCGAGAAGGTGGCTGATAAGGTTAGAGAAAGACGGGGGGTGAAGATGGCTGATAGGGTAAGAGGAAGACGAGGGGAGAAGATGGCTGATAGGGtaagaggaagacagggggagaagGTGGCTGATAGGTTAAGAGAAAGATGGGGGAGAAGATGGCTGATAGGGtaagaggaagacagggggagatAGGTGGCTGATAAGGGTAAGAGGAAGATGGGGGGGAGATAGTGGCTGATAGGGTAAGAGGAAGATGGGGGGAGAAGGTGGCTGATAGGGTAAGAGGAAGATGGGGGGAGAAGGTGGCTGATAAGGTAAGAAGAAGATAAGTAAAGGTGGCTGATAGGGTAAGGGGAAGACGGGGGAGATAGGTGGCTGATAGGGTAAGAGGAAGATAAGTAAAGGTGGCTGATAGGGTAAGAGGAAGATAAGTGAAGGTGGCTGATAGGGTAAGAGGAAGATGGGGGAGAAGGTGGCTGATAAGGTAAGAGGAAGATGGGGGAGAAGGTGGCTGATAGGGTAAGAGGAAGATGGGGGAGAAGGTGGCTGATAGGGCAAGAGGAAGATGGGGGAGAAGGTGGCTGATAGGGTAAGAGGAAGATGGGGGAGAAGGTGGCTGATAGGGtaagaggaagatggagggagaaggtggCTGATAGGGTAAGAGGAAGACGGGGGGAAGTGGCTGATAGGGTAAGAGGAAGATAAGTGAAGGTGGCTGATAGGttaagagaaagatggagggagaaggtggCTGATAGGGCAAGAGGAAGATGGGGGGAGAAGGTGGCTGATAGGGTAAGAGGAAGATGGGGGAGAAGGTGGCTGATAGGGTAAGAGGAAGATGGGGGAGAAGGTGGCTGATAGGGTAAGAGGAAGATGGGGGAGAAGGTGGCTGATAGGGTAAGAGGAAGATGGGGAGAAGGTGGCTGATAGGGTAAGAGGAAGATGGGGGAGAAGGTGGCTGATAGGGTTAAGAGGAAGATGGGGGAGAAGGTGGCTGATAGGGTAAGAGGAAGATGGGGGAGAAGGTGGCTGATAGGGTAAGAGGAAGATGGGGGAGAAGGTGGCTGATAGGGTAAGAGGAAGATGAAGGTGGCTGATAGGttaagagaaagatggagggagaaggtggCTGATAGGGTAAGAGGAAGATGGGGGAGAAGGTGGCTGATAGGGTAAGAGGAAGATGGGGGAGAAGGTGGCTGATAGGGTAAGAGGAAGATGGGGGAGAAGGTGGCTGATAGGGtaagaggaagatggagggagaaggtggCTGATAGGGTAAGAGGAAGATGGGGGAGAAGGTGGCTGATAGGgtatgggacggttgagctagcataggctaatgcgattaacatgaggttgtaagtatcAAGAAAATTtcacaggacatagacatatctgatactggcagaaagcttcaattcttgttaatctaactgcactgtccaatttacagtagctaatacactaaaataataccatgctattgtttgaggagagtgcacagttatgaacatgaaaagttattaataaaccaattaagcacatttgggcagtcttaatacaacattttgaacataaatgcaatggttcattggatcagtcggggcggcagggtagcctagtggttagagcgttgggctagtaatcaaaaggtttcaagttcaaatctccgagctgacaaggtacaaatctgtcgttctgcccctgaacaaggcagttaacccactgttcctaggccatcattgaaaataggaatttgttcttaactgacctgcctagtaaaataagtctaaaactttgcacaaacactgctgccatctaatgACCAACATCTAAATAGTGCCTGGACTGGAAAAAtgcatttctcttgcatttcaaag
This region includes:
- the prl2 gene encoding prolactin 2, producing the protein MQRAGTREQGAGTREQGPGSRDQVPGSREQGPGTKDQGPGSREQEAGSKDQGPGSKEQGPWTRDQVSVLLLAVWALLMVLVCVELRGSGRASAAPICVHGQAGCHFLSLADLFDRVLQHSARMHSISSDLHSEFEQYVLPSRNHIGRINRHCHTATILTPNGKENAQRLAREELTEVILKLLVAWKDPLWQFHQNMVHQDDFNNFSSNKALEMSYMVHELRKGVEKVADKMQHLGMISNSLSGLSSPEALDPSSDTSGEAQAMSDHDLLYCFRRDSNKVQNYLKILKCRIVPENGC